The Thamnophis elegans isolate rThaEle1 chromosome Z, rThaEle1.pri, whole genome shotgun sequence genome contains a region encoding:
- the LOC116521184 gene encoding uncharacterized protein K02A2.6-like, translating to MTRLKGHYAPTPSKIARRFAFRRRVPRPNESISQFLESLRTTAAQCDFTNLEENLVEQFVCGVRDVNLRSRIFQSLMERLLHGLPGVVPYFDDVLIAPSSRSELVEVLRKVLLRFKGAGLKLKRSKSAEVAAYTKADPILSQVSSWVLRGWPTDKVAEGFRPFKARQAELSIHGGCLIWGDRVVIPAALRPRVLPLLHKDHPGIARMKALARSYVWWPLLDSEIAAYVGRCATCQLSRPNPPAGPAPEWEVPRGPWSRLHVDFASPFHGQNFLIVVDAYSRWVELVLMASTMAESTVRALRRLFATHGLPDILVSDNGPQFTATTFQEFLAEQGIRHAPIAPYHLARNGRAERAVRSAKEALGRMDRGDWQSRVAAYLLSQHSTPCLTTNKSPAELLMGRRLRTSLDRLHPLYSGDQPCNLEVLPSRSFRQGDLVWARSFTGEPRWVPAKVTALTGPCSFRVGLADGSE from the exons ATGACCAGGCTCAAAGGACATTACGCACCGACACCCTCGAAGATCGCCCGCCGCTTCGCTTTCCGTCGTCGGGTGCCGAGACCTAACGAGTCAATTAGCCAATTTCTAGAGTCCTTGCGGACTACGGCTGCCCAATGTGACTTTACCAACTTAGAAGAAAACTTGGTGGAGCAGTTTGTCTGTGGTGTGCGGGATGTAAACTTGCGAAGCC gaatcttccagagcctcatggagcgtttgCTCCACGGGCTTCCCGGCGTAGTACCGTATTTCGACGATGTCCTGATCGCtccttccagccgctcagaactcgtCGAAGTACTAAGGAAGGTCCTCCTGCGTTTTAAGGGCGCGGGTCTCAAGTTGAAGCGCAGCAAAT CAGCGGAGGTCGCGGCCTACACGAAGGCCGATCCTATCCTCTCCCAGGTCtcctcctgggtcttgagggggtggcccacagACAAAGTGGCGgagggcttccggccctttaaaGCTCGGCAAGCGGAGCTTTCCATCCACGgggggtgtctcatttggggggatcgggtAGTGATTCCTGCTGCGTTGCGGCCACGAGttctgcctctgctccacaaggatcacccaggcatagcgcggatgaaggccttagcccgcagctatgtctggtggcctttgttggattcagagatagcggcctacgtGGGCCGCTGTGCTACATGTCAACTCTCTAGGCCCAATCCTCCAGCCGGGCCTGCTCCAGAGTGGGAGGttccgagaggcccgtggtcacgcCTCCATGTAGATTTTGCcagtcccttccacggccagaatttcttaattgtggtggatgcctactctcggtgggtggaacTGGTCCTGATGGCCTCCACCATGgccgagagtacggtccgggccttacGCAgactgttcgcaacccatgggttgccggacatacTTGTTTCAGATAATGGCCCGCAATTCACAGCCACCACGTTTCAGGAGTTCTTGGCCGAGCAGGGGATCCGGcacgcgcccatagccccgtaccacctgGCCAggaatggccgggcggagcgggcggtccgttCAGCTAAGGAGGCGCTGGGCCGTATGGACAGGGGCGACTGGCAGTCGAGAGTGGCAGCTTACTTATTAAGCcagcattccaccccctgcctgacaaccaacaaaagccccgcggagctcttgatgggccggcgtctgcggacttCCCTGGATAGACTCCATCCGCTCTATTCCGGAGACCAGCCATGCAACCTGGAGGTTCTCCCTTCCCGTTCCTTTAGACAGGGGGATCTGGTGTGGGCCCGCTCTTTCACTGGGGAGCCCAGGTGGGTTCCAGCTAAAGTGACCGcgctgactggcccctgttctttcagggtcGGATTGGCTGATGGATCCGAGTGA